A genomic segment from Sulfuritalea hydrogenivorans sk43H encodes:
- the hrpA gene encoding ATP-dependent RNA helicase HrpA: protein MRFDPEARRAARPALSYDEALPVNARRQEIGEAILKHQVVVICGETGSGKTTQLPKICLDIGRGLNGLIGHTQPRRIAARATATRIAQELKSELGRHVGFKIRFTDKSTPSSFIKLMTDGILLAETQTDPLLRQYDTILIDEAHERSLNIDFLLGYLRQLLPKRPDLKVIVTSATLDAERFSKHFTIDGNAAPVIEVSGRLYPIETRFRPFDEKKDMDLNDAIVDAVDEAHRTGPGDVLVFLPGEREIREAAEALRKHHPPGLEVLPLFARQTAVEQGRVFASHQGQRVVLATNVAETSLTVPGIRYVIDSGLARVKRYSHRNKVEQLQVEPISRAAASQRAGRCGRVSAGVCFKLYDEDDFNQRPAYTEPEILRSSLAGVILRMKSLHLGDVEDFPFLEAPLPRMIADGYQLLAELGAIDETTKELTQVGFELAKLPLDPKIGRMILAAREHNCLREVLIIAAALGTQDPRDRPQEHAAAADQAHAKWKDEKSEFLSYLKLWAAGDEIWKHETSNKQRQWCRQNFINWLRLREWRDVHGQLMTLCHEHGWKENQIPAGYESIHKALLTGLLGHIGLVSEEDKNYLGARGIRFYIHPGSALVKKAGRWIVAAELVETSRLFARCIAKIEPEWLEQVGGHLIRKHVYEPHWEKGPGQVVAWERVTLHGLMIHAKRRVHYGPSDPRLAREILIREALVEGQVGEDWVRKWRFFQHNAKLMKEIQALEHKSRRPDVLVDDELIYAFYDSRIPEGIITLAAFDHWRREAEAANPKLLCLEKEQLMRHEAAGITTDAFPPALIHRGQSFKLSYHHDPGAADDGVTLMLPLPALNQLPANRCEWLVPGLLKEKILALLKTLQQKYRHRLQPLDEFATDFCETEHDLDEPLVRALTRAAEEHLAMKLPLDAFRTGELRPHLFMNFRLTDEHGGTLAISRNLAELRAEYRDRVEQVYAAAEVKHEAAAGELSGVTAWTFGTLPELMEVKVGAGTTVGFPALVDLGESVRLTAFDTEDKARAEHRRGMARLFALQLAAQVKAVEKLPGLRETALQFIALGTEKELREQLVAVTLERTCLMDPLPTEESAFTARREAARGRILLVAQEILRLIGTILTEHAVLAKKLAAMQKAFPQACADIGAQLAELMPKRFIATTPFERLQHYPRYLKAISLRLEKARSDPARDARLMADWQGLGRPWERERNAMLKSGQQGDAFLDEFRWLLEELRVALFAQELKTSSPVSVKRLQKMWDSRLHK, encoded by the coding sequence ATGAGGTTCGATCCCGAGGCGCGGCGGGCGGCGCGGCCCGCGCTGAGCTATGACGAGGCGCTGCCGGTGAATGCGCGGCGGCAGGAAATCGGCGAGGCGATACTCAAGCATCAGGTGGTGGTGATCTGCGGCGAGACCGGTTCGGGCAAGACCACGCAGCTGCCGAAAATCTGCCTCGACATCGGCCGCGGGCTCAACGGCCTGATCGGCCATACCCAGCCGCGGCGCATCGCGGCGCGTGCCACGGCGACGCGCATCGCGCAGGAGCTGAAGTCCGAACTCGGCCGCCACGTCGGCTTCAAGATCCGCTTCACCGACAAGAGCACGCCGTCCTCCTTCATCAAGCTGATGACCGACGGTATCCTGCTGGCGGAAACGCAGACCGATCCGCTCTTGCGCCAGTACGACACGATCCTGATCGACGAGGCGCACGAGCGCAGCCTGAACATCGACTTCCTGCTCGGCTATCTGCGCCAACTTTTGCCGAAGCGACCGGACCTGAAAGTCATCGTCACCTCGGCCACGCTCGATGCCGAGCGCTTCAGCAAACACTTCACCATTGACGGAAATGCGGCGCCGGTGATCGAGGTTTCCGGCCGGCTCTATCCGATCGAGACACGCTTCCGGCCCTTCGACGAGAAGAAGGACATGGACCTCAATGACGCCATCGTCGATGCCGTCGATGAAGCGCATCGCACCGGGCCGGGCGATGTGCTGGTGTTCCTGCCCGGTGAGCGCGAGATCCGCGAGGCGGCCGAGGCGCTGCGCAAACACCATCCCCCAGGGCTGGAAGTGCTGCCCCTGTTCGCGCGCCAGACCGCCGTCGAGCAGGGTCGCGTTTTCGCTTCGCATCAGGGGCAGCGCGTGGTGCTGGCGACCAACGTTGCCGAGACCTCGCTGACCGTACCCGGTATCCGCTACGTGATCGATTCGGGGCTGGCGCGCGTCAAGCGCTATTCGCATCGCAACAAGGTCGAGCAATTGCAGGTCGAACCGATCTCGCGCGCGGCGGCCAGCCAGCGCGCCGGGCGTTGCGGCCGCGTTTCGGCGGGCGTCTGTTTCAAGCTTTACGACGAAGATGATTTCAACCAGCGCCCGGCCTACACCGAGCCCGAAATCCTGCGCTCCAGCCTGGCCGGTGTGATCCTGCGCATGAAATCGCTGCATCTGGGCGATGTCGAGGACTTCCCCTTCCTCGAAGCGCCGCTGCCGCGCATGATCGCCGACGGCTACCAGTTGCTCGCCGAACTCGGCGCGATCGACGAGACAACGAAAGAGCTGACCCAGGTCGGCTTCGAGCTGGCCAAGCTGCCGCTGGACCCGAAGATCGGCCGCATGATTCTCGCCGCGCGCGAGCACAACTGTCTGCGCGAAGTGTTGATCATCGCCGCCGCGCTGGGCACCCAGGACCCGCGCGACCGGCCGCAGGAGCATGCGGCGGCGGCCGACCAGGCCCATGCCAAGTGGAAGGACGAGAAATCCGAGTTTCTCTCCTATCTCAAGCTCTGGGCCGCCGGCGACGAAATCTGGAAGCACGAGACCTCGAACAAGCAGCGCCAGTGGTGCCGGCAGAACTTCATCAATTGGTTGCGCCTGCGCGAGTGGCGCGACGTGCATGGCCAACTGATGACCCTGTGCCACGAGCATGGCTGGAAGGAGAACCAGATCCCGGCCGGCTACGAGTCCATCCACAAGGCCCTGCTGACCGGCCTGCTCGGCCACATCGGCCTCGTCAGCGAGGAGGACAAAAACTACCTCGGCGCGCGCGGCATCCGCTTCTACATCCATCCCGGTTCGGCGCTGGTGAAGAAGGCCGGACGCTGGATCGTCGCTGCCGAACTGGTCGAGACCTCGCGGTTGTTCGCGCGTTGCATCGCGAAGATCGAGCCGGAGTGGCTGGAGCAGGTCGGCGGCCACCTGATCCGCAAGCATGTCTATGAGCCGCACTGGGAGAAGGGGCCGGGACAGGTCGTGGCCTGGGAGCGCGTCACGCTGCACGGCTTGATGATCCATGCCAAGCGCCGCGTGCACTACGGTCCGAGCGACCCCAGGCTCGCGCGCGAAATCCTGATCCGCGAGGCGCTGGTCGAAGGCCAGGTCGGCGAGGACTGGGTGCGCAAGTGGCGCTTCTTCCAGCACAACGCCAAGCTGATGAAGGAGATCCAGGCGCTGGAACACAAGTCGCGGCGGCCCGACGTGCTGGTCGACGACGAGCTGATTTATGCCTTCTACGATAGCCGGATTCCCGAGGGCATCATCACCCTGGCGGCCTTCGACCACTGGCGGCGCGAGGCCGAGGCGGCCAATCCGAAGCTGCTCTGCCTGGAAAAGGAGCAGCTGATGCGGCACGAGGCGGCGGGCATCACCACCGACGCCTTTCCTCCCGCATTGATCCATCGCGGCCAGAGCTTCAAGCTGAGCTACCACCACGACCCGGGTGCGGCCGATGACGGCGTCACCTTGATGCTGCCGCTGCCGGCGCTCAACCAGCTGCCGGCCAATCGCTGTGAATGGCTGGTGCCGGGGCTGCTCAAGGAAAAGATCCTCGCCCTGCTGAAGACGCTGCAGCAGAAGTATCGCCATCGTCTGCAGCCGCTCGACGAGTTCGCCACTGATTTCTGCGAAACCGAACATGACCTCGACGAGCCGCTGGTGCGCGCCCTGACGCGCGCCGCCGAGGAGCATCTGGCCATGAAGCTGCCGCTCGACGCCTTCCGCACGGGCGAATTGCGGCCGCACCTGTTCATGAACTTCCGTCTCACCGACGAGCATGGCGGCACGCTGGCGATCTCGCGCAATCTCGCTGAACTGCGTGCCGAGTACCGCGACCGCGTCGAGCAGGTCTATGCCGCTGCCGAAGTGAAGCACGAGGCCGCGGCGGGAGAGTTGTCCGGCGTCACCGCCTGGACCTTCGGCACGCTGCCCGAGCTCATGGAAGTGAAAGTCGGCGCTGGCACTACGGTGGGTTTCCCGGCGCTGGTCGATCTGGGCGAGAGCGTTCGGCTCACCGCCTTCGATACCGAGGACAAGGCCCGCGCCGAACATCGGCGCGGCATGGCGCGGCTGTTCGCGCTGCAGCTCGCAGCACAGGTCAAGGCCGTCGAAAAACTGCCGGGCCTGCGCGAGACCGCGCTGCAATTCATCGCACTCGGCACCGAGAAGGAGCTGCGCGAGCAACTGGTCGCCGTGACGCTGGAACGCACCTGCCTGATGGACCCGCTGCCGACCGAAGAGTCGGCGTTCACGGCACGGCGCGAGGCGGCGCGCGGCCGCATCCTGCTGGTGGCGCAGGAGATCCTGCGCCTGATCGGGACGATCCTGACCGAGCATGCCGTGCTGGCGAAGAAGCTCGCCGCGATGCAGAAGGCTTTCCCGCAGGCCTGCGCCGACATCGGCGCGCAACTTGCCGAACTGATGCCCAAGCGATTTATCGCCACCACGCCCTTCGAGCGCCTGCAGCACTATCCGCGCTACCTCAAGGCCATCAGCCTGAGGCTGGAAAAGGCGCGCAGCGACCCGGCGCGCGACGCCCGCCTGATGGCAGACTGGCAGGGCTTGGGCCGCCCCTGGGAGCGCGAGCGCAATGCGATGCTGAAATCCGGCCAGCAGGGCGATGCCTTCCTCGACGAGTTCCGCTGGCTGCTGGAAGAACTGCGCGTGGCATTATTCGCACAGGAACTGAAAACCTCGTCGCCGGTCTCGGTGAAGCGGCTGCAGAAAATGTGGGATAGCCGGTTACATAAATGA
- the crcB gene encoding fluoride efflux transporter CrcB, translated as MNWTSLLAIGGGAVLGAWLRYGLGLWLNPVFVTVPMGTLAANLIGGYLVGVAVMVFHINAELPPELKLFFITGFLGALTTFSTFSAEVVHLIQGARYGWAAGAAAMHLFGSLIMTGLGILTIHKLAQ; from the coding sequence ATGAATTGGACTAGCCTTCTCGCCATCGGCGGCGGTGCCGTATTGGGTGCCTGGCTGCGCTATGGCCTGGGGCTCTGGCTGAATCCGGTGTTCGTCACCGTGCCGATGGGCACGCTTGCCGCCAACCTGATCGGCGGCTATCTGGTGGGCGTCGCGGTGATGGTGTTCCACATCAACGCCGAGTTGCCGCCCGAACTCAAGCTGTTCTTCATCACCGGCTTCCTCGGCGCGCTGACCACCTTCTCGACTTTTTCGGCCGAGGTGGTGCACCTGATCCAGGGTGCGCGCTACGGCTGGGCGGCGGGTGCCGCCGCCATGCACCTGTTCGGTTCGCTCATCATGACCGGGCTGGGCATCCTCACCATCCACAAGCTGGCGCAATGA
- a CDS encoding EI24 domain-containing protein yields MMEVFAAFTKSLRDLTRAEVLWQAIWPPLVALALWGTVAVAVWGHGVALMARIVPGLPWSGWEWVGHWATVFLLLAAFASLVYLTAVFLVAVFALPRLLSLVAVRDYPDLVAHGENAFLGSLANTLSAGAIFVLGCLVILPLLLIPGALLVLPLLWGAWLNQRTFSFDALAEHATRTEMQRLMREKRSVFYVAGLGTAAAAHVPLANLLAPALTALVFVHLGLAALRRQRQEQGIEL; encoded by the coding sequence ATGATGGAAGTCTTTGCTGCCTTCACAAAATCCTTGCGCGACCTGACGCGGGCCGAGGTGCTGTGGCAGGCCATCTGGCCGCCGCTGGTGGCGCTCGCCCTGTGGGGTACCGTCGCCGTGGCGGTCTGGGGGCATGGCGTGGCATTGATGGCCCGCATCGTGCCCGGGCTGCCCTGGTCGGGATGGGAATGGGTGGGGCACTGGGCGACGGTGTTCCTGCTGCTGGCGGCGTTTGCCTCGCTGGTCTACCTCACTGCCGTTTTCCTCGTTGCGGTGTTTGCCTTGCCGCGCCTGCTCAGCCTGGTGGCCGTGCGCGATTATCCCGATCTCGTAGCGCATGGCGAAAATGCGTTCCTGGGCAGCCTCGCCAATACGCTGTCGGCCGGCGCGATCTTTGTGCTCGGCTGCCTCGTCATCCTGCCGCTGCTGCTGATCCCGGGAGCGCTGCTGGTGCTGCCCTTGCTGTGGGGAGCCTGGCTGAACCAGCGCACCTTCAGCTTTGATGCGCTGGCCGAACATGCGACGCGCACGGAAATGCAGCGGCTCATGCGCGAGAAGCGCAGCGTGTTTTATGTGGCCGGCCTCGGCACGGCGGCGGCGGCGCACGTGCCGCTGGCCAATCTTCTGGCGCCCGCCCTGACGGCGCTGGTTTTCGTGCATCTCGGTCTGGCCGCTTTGCGGCGCCAGCGCCAGGAACAAGGAATCGAACTATGA